The genomic interval AGCGCAAAAGCAAAGCATCCGTAGCTGAAGAGGGCGCGACCAAGCGAGTGGGCTCTCAGCAAAGATCCTGCGACGACGGTTTGGACCACTCCGATGGTTGCGAACATGACCAGCACGATGAAGGTTGCGACCCACATTCCGGTCAGACTTTTGTACTGCAGAGCAATCTTGATCTTTCTCACCAATGCCCACGAGACTTCGTTGCTGGCCAATTTGCTAACCGCCGGATAATCACGAATCAGGCTGCTGCGGCCATCCTTTCCATACGCTGCTAGCGATCCGAGCAGTTCGAGGTCTTCGCCCATCGACTGCGGACCGTTGCCATACATGTACGTCGTTGTGATCACCGGCCCCATCCCGGCGACGAGCCCGATCAAACCCGCCAATAAACCGACCGACAAACCAGAGAGCACGTCGCCGAATCGGCTCTTGGTCTTGACAAATTTTGCCGTCAACAGTCCCGCGACAGATGACGTGGCCATCAGGACACTCATAAAAAAACCGCGGAGTGAACCGAACAGACTGGACATCAATGCCGGAGTGGAATCTGGGTTCAGCGTGTCGATCGCGGAACGATGGTTCTCTGGAGATCCGCCGAATGTACTTGCCCACAACGAGAACCCCACCAGTACCCCCACAGCAGAAGCAATGACGGGAACCCACATGACATTTCCAACATTGTTCTTCATCCATGACTTCGCAACCTCGACAGCAGTGGGAGGACGAACTGACAAGAGTTCCCCCGCGTCGAAAGCCTTCAAGTCGGCGGCAAATGCCGCGGCACTATTGTATCGGTTCGCGGGATCTTTCTCGAGAGATTTGAGAACGATCAATTCCAAGTCCGCCGGAATTTCGGCGTCGCATTGTCTTGGCCGAGTCGGCGGGTCGCTGATGACCGACATCAAGGTGTCCAAAACGGTTTCCGATGCATGCGGTGGTCGGCCACATAGCAACTGATACAGAATTGCACCGAGTGAATAGATGTCGGTGGATGTGGTCACGCCTTTTCCGGACGCTTGCTCGGGAGACATGAAACCAGGTGTCCCCACCACCGCGCCGGTTTGTGTCAGTTGCTCTCCCGACTCCAGCTTTCTCGCCAAACCAAAGTCGGTCACCATCGGCATCCCATCGCCGTCGATCAAGACGTTGCCCGGTTTCAAGTCTCTGTGCAGAATGCCTCGCTGATGCGCGTGATGAATCGCGTCTGCGATTTGCACAACAAGCTGAACGATTTTCCCATGATCCCCGCGTAGTTCGGGCGAAAGCTCCGTCAGTGTCTTTCCCTCAATCAGCTTCATCGAAAAATAGTGCTGACCATTGTGCTCGCCGATGTCGTAGATCGGAACGATCCCAGGATGATCCAAGTTCGCGGCCGATTCGGCCTCCAGTTGAAAACGACGGATTTCGTTTTCGCCGGCGATCTGCCCTGACAGAATCATCTTCAACGCGATCACACGATTGAGACTGATTTGCTTGGCTTTGTAGACCACTCCCATGCCGCCGCGAGCGATCTCACTGAGCAACTCGTAGTCGCCGAAGTAACGGATTCGATCACCCAGGCTCGGTTCGAAGGGGGCCGGACCGTCTGGGGCGATGGTGGCCATCTCAGCGGAATTCGATTCGCGAACCGTTTTGCTCCCTGTTGAAAAGGCCTGTTGGACGGCATCCCGGATCTCCTCCGGCAACTGATATCGGTCGGGTTCGGGCGTCTCACCTCGACTGAGAGAGTAGTCTCGATCCAACGAAATCAACTCCACTGCCAGTCGCCTGCGATCATCCACGGTCGCCGTCAAGCGATCGACGAACTCACCGACCTGAGGTCTTTCATCCGCTTTCAGAGCGGCTTCGAATTCGTCACAGATGGCATCGATCTGTGACGCGATGGAAAGATCGATCGTCGGTTCGTTGTCTGACATTTCTTCGGTCACGCTGATTTCCCTGTGGAGTCCCTCATCAGATAGGGCGCCGACGTGAAATGTAACCCGACACCGATTCTGGGGATTTTAGGACAAATTCTGAACGCGATGCGTGACGATCGGGAGCATCACGATCTCGACGATGCCCTCGATGCGTGATAATCTGTACAGAAATGGTTTTCCCCACGAACTTGATGTGACTGACAACGACGCCACTCCCGATCCAATGGACTTCACGCATCCCGATGCGGCAAAGAAGCTGTGGGAGACGTTTTATCATCGTCTCTGCTTGGCCGTTCGACAGCGGGTTCGGAACATTCGACGACCGGTGGCCAGTGAGAGCGAAGTCGCCTTGAGTGCGATAAACAGTTTCTTCAATCGTGCCCGTGACGGACAGTTCCCCGATCTGGCGGACGAAGAAGAATTATGGCGGTTGCTCAAAACCATTGCGATTCGCAAGACCAACGACCTGCGAAAACATTTGCGGGCGCAGAAACGTGGTGGCAATCACGTCGTCTATAATCAGTCCGATCTAGACGATGAAGACGCACCGCTGGCCGGTGTCGATGCGGCGTCTGGACGAGAAATCACACCTGCTCTGGAAGCAGAACTTTCGGACTTGATGCAAGTCTTGCTGGAAAGACTGCCCGATGATCGACACCGCGACGTCATCTTGCTGAAATTACAGGGTGCTTCCGTCCCTACGATCGCCGAACACCTTTCCACGACCACCCGAACCGTTCAACGGATGATCAAAAAGATCGAAGCGGAATGGCAGTCCGACCTGTTCGACACCCAGTGATGCAGTGACCGACGATAGACAACTCAGCGACGGTGACTTGCTGGACCAACTCGATCAGTCATGGATCGCCGGCGGGCCCGTTGACCTTGCCGAGTTGCTCAGTCGTGTTTCTGCGGACGACTCGACACTCGCTCAAGAACTCTGCGCCGCCGACTTGGAGTGGCGATGGCGGGCCGACTCGCCCAATAAACCGTCGGCGCGAGTGTACGCTTCATTGCTGGGCCGACATTGGGACGATGCGGAGTGCCGGCGAAATCTCATGGAAGCCGAGTGGTGCGTGAGATGCGTTTGGGGTGACGCACCCGATGTCGATGAGTTTGCGAAAGCTCTACCTGAGAGATTGGGTTGGTCATCCGATCTGTCACGGCAATTGCACGCCTTGGTCCCTTGGACGACCACACTTTCTGGCGCGTCCATGAAGCGACCCGTGGTCATCCAAGTCAATCATGATTTTGTGATCGGCAGACAGGGTGCCAAGGAGCCCCAAGCACCGTCGTGGATTGCCTCGAAAAAACGACTGATCGTTGCCAACTCACATTTCCGCATCATGTCACGCGATCAACTGCGTGTGCGTCGCACCAGAACGTCTGAAATTGAAATCACGAACATTTCCAAGACCGCTCCGTTCGACTCCGAACAAGCTCAATTGCAACCCGGTGAATCGATCCGACGGCCCCTGCCAACGGCAATCTCGATCGGTGAAGTCAATCTGGAGATCACTTTGCCAAGCCAAGCAATTGGTAGAAAGAACGGTGCAAATTAAGACTTTTTTGATCACAGTTGTCGCTGATAGCCTTCATTCTCCCATGAGATACCATGGGAACTCGCCGTATCCGTCAGCACCGCTGAGTGCATACCGCCTAGCATTTTCATTCCGGATTCATGCATCGATCAATCAAACCAAGCAAACGTAAACTCTCTATTGAGCGACTGGATGACCGCAGGGTTCTTGCTGCATTGGTCGATGGGATTGGCCCCGGTGATCATTCGACTGCCGCAGGCCCCGGAGCTTCCGATAATTTCGAGTGCGGTTTATTTGGCGCCTTTGGCCTGCAGTGTGAACAGGATCGAACGGAGAATCCGCCCCCAAAGGAAAAGGAATTTGTTGTCTTCGAAGACTTTGACGAAGAAGAAATCGACGAGGAAAAACCCGTTATTAGACCATCGATGGTGACCGGATCCTTCCTGTGGGGCGCCGCAGATGCTCGGGTGTCGAGACAAGCCGCACTGTCATTTGATGACATTCAACAAGGTCGATCGGATACATGCAGCTTTTCGTCGGCTCTTGCCTCGGTCGCCCGGACCAATTTCAACTTGGCCTCAGGGATTCGCCTCGCAGAGATTCTTGGAGACAGCCAATACATTTTTCAGGTTCGGTTGTACCGTGAAGTCAACAATGTCTTTGAGCCGACCTGGATCGACGTTCCGTTTGATGAGACCCTGGAACCGGACGATCTCAAATCAACGGATCGTGGTGAGTTCTGGCCAGCGCTCTACCTGAGAGCGTACTTGACGTTCAGCGACGCCGTCGACGGAAACTATCGATCAATGCACGAATCGATGAGGGCTTTGACGGGACTCGGTCACACTCGCCTGACACCAGATGGTTCCGTCGCGCAGGCTCAACAAATGTTGAACGCGTTGGAAAACGGAAGCCCGATCATGACTGCTACTCGAAACGATTCAGGAGATTTCCTATTAGAGACAACTTACGGACTCGTGAATAACCACGCCTATACCGTCATGGGCGTGGAAATCAATTCGAGTTCTCCGGATGGTATCTTCGTTACCATTCGAAACCCCTGGGCACGCGACACATCGTACTCATTCTATGATGCAGATGGTGACGGAAACGTGAGCTTGGGAGAATCGTACGATGCACAATACGGCATCGATGGACGAAACGACGGTATCATTCGAGTTCCCTGGCCGGTGTTTTCCCAACAGTTCGATGACATCGTCATAAGTGACTTGACCGGCCCGAACATCAACGAAGTGCAAGAGCCAACGCGGCAACTGGTTTTCGATCAGCCGGAGATTGATCCTGTCACCATTGGCACCGGCGAAGAGCTCGCAATATCGTTTCACGCGACGGACCCGCAAGGTGGGTATCCACTCTACGGACTCCATACAGAAAGCCCTGGATACATCCACCCTCAGTCCGGTGAGTTTCGCTGGCGTCCAAAATCGACGGACGCTGGCACTTGGGTGGTCACCGTCGATGCGGAAGTCAATCCCTTCGTTACCGGGGCGGTGACTTTCGTCGTCAACGTGGAATCGCAGACACCCACTGTCGATTCATTGGCCTCGTCGCAGACATCCATCCAGAGCAACGGGCAAGATGAATTGACGCTGACGGCCGCAGGTGTTTCGACGATCGCGGACTTGGCGGTGGACGTCGAGTTCTGGAGAGACGCCGATGGCAACGGGACTTTCAGCAGCCGACACGATGTTTTCTTGGGATCCGATGGTGCGGACGAAGGAAAGTTTGAATGGAACGGCTATGTAAGTGGTTTATCGGCAGGCAATCAAGTCTTCTTTGCCCGACCGAAAGTTTCCACCTTTGACGACACCATCTACGGTGATGGCGTGGCGGTCGATGTGTTGATCACCCAGTCGTTGCAGGAGGATCCGGTAGCCCTTCCGGTCGGCAACCCAATCTTTTATCCAATTCAGCTACCGTCCAACACGGTCAGATATCGCCAACCGCTTCCACAGGGCGGGCAGAGAGCCATTTTTTCTACCAATGATTCTAACGCCGAGTTTGGCTTCTTTGATCTCCAAGGAGCGATCATTCCCGGAACGCAAAAGCGATTGCTTGACCCTGGCGAAGAATTGCTGGATGTCGCGTTTCTCGACGACGGTCAGTTTGCTGTGCTCTACAGCCGTGACAATGGCCCGTATGGTCAGTGGTTCGATGTGCAGGGAAACCCGCTCGGTGACGCAGTGGGCTACGACAACACCTACCACAACCTCAGCACCCCCAGCAACCATAGAAGTAACAGCGACATTGCTGTCGCTTCATTTGACGGCGAGATGCACGCGATTGTCGTTTTTGCGACCGGTGCATTTCTAGAGGAAGACGTTTTCTCCTTCACGTTTTCTCGCGGAGAATCGAACACATCCGATACTCAAATCACGAAGTCATTGTGGCAGGTGAGCGAGGGCACGGCGGCGGGAAATCGACTCCCGAGAGTCACGATGAACGAAGTTGGTTTCGGAGTCGTTGTTTGGCTAGACTCTGCGAGCGGCGATACCTTTGACGCTCGCAGAGCGCGTGGTCTCGAGTTTTCCGACTACGGCAGGCAGTTCATTGACCCCGAATTCGAAATCGGAAACGCAAACAACCCCGAGATCGCTCCGGCCGTTTCGATGAATCGGAATCGAGATTTCGTTGTTTCCTACTCAGAGTTTGAATTTCCCTCTGATGGCACCGGGGACGATGTCCAGGCCCGATTCTTCCGCCATGCTGCTAACCCAGGCGATCGCATCGGTGAAGACGAACCGTTTCAGGTCAATTCTTTCGTGGGGGGCAACCAGTTTTCGGGATCCGTGGCGATGAGCAATTCGGGATGGTCAGCCATCGTGTGGTCCAGTTGGGGACAAGATGCGGGTGACGCAAGCTTTGAAACAGGTGTCTATGCTCAGTTGTACAATCCCCAAGGTCGACCAGCCGGGCCGGAATTCCAAGTTCCCATCGCAACGGAAGGAAACCAACGGCTTGTTTCGGTTGAAATTGATGACGATGCGGATCTTTTCATTTCTTATCACGATTTTGAAACCGAATCGCGTTACTTGCGGCTCTACAGCACGAACGTCGCGCCATCGCTGGACACTCAAAATCCATTCTCCGTTTCAGAAAACAGTCCCGTTGGCACGATGGTGACGACGTTGATGGCCAACGATTTAGATGGTGACAACGTTCGCTTTGCCATCGTCGGCGATAGTCCCTTTGCTGTGGATGAGATAACCGGGGAACTAACAGTCGTCGATCCCACCGCGCTCGATCGAGAGACGAACGCGGAGATTCAAGTGGCCGTTCAACTGACCGATGATGCAGACGACCCAAAATCCGTGGTGGTGACCGCCACGGTCAACGTGACGGAGGTCAACGAAGGGCCCGTTTCCGAAAACGTCACTTTCACGATCAATGAATTGAGTCCGGTCGGTCATGTGGTGGGAACCGTTCCGGCTTTCGATCCCGATGAGCAGGAATCGCTGATCTTTTCCATTCAAGAGGAAACTCCCTTCGGGATCAACGCGCGCAGCGGGCAACTGTTTGTCGTCGATCAAACCGCTCTCGACTTTGAAACGACTCCGTCTTTTCAGTTTGATGTAGTGGTCACCGATGGCAATGACCAGCAAACGACCGCAACTGTCACCGTCGAATTGACCGACGTCGACGAAACCACCATCAATGTTGCACCGAAACTCGTCGAATTGCCCGCGGCCGTTTTCTACATCGATGGTCAAGCTGCATCTCTGGTGTTCCCAAACGTTCTCGTCGAAGATCCCGACGCGAGTGATTACACCGGAGGTCGTTTGCGAGCCGAAAACATCTCATTCCCGTGGGATGATGACCGATTGGTTTTCCAGGAACTCGGCGGTGTGTCGTTGAGCGGTGACAGCGTCCAGGTGGACGGAGTGTTGATCGGCCAAATCACGCGAGATGGATTGGGACGCAATGCCTTGCAAGTTGTCTTCAACAGCGATGCTACTCCCGAGCGGTTGACACGATTGATCCGATCGATCGCCTTCCAGACGCCCAATCAAGATCGACCGTCTGACAGCCGAGTGTTTCGATTGACTTTGGCCGACACAGATGGCAACACGACATCGGTCACGACCTTTGCAGCAGTACGCAACGCGAGCGACCAACCCGGCGGACTCTTTGAGAGCATCGGAACGGACGCAAACGACGTGTTCAACTTGGAATCGTTTGCCGCGGGTCAGAATTCGGTCAACGGAAAATTGGGCGTCGATACATTGCGAATCACCGGCGGTGGACAAAGTCTGGATCTGACATCGATCGCAAACGCCATCTTGACCGATGTGGAAGTGCTGGACATTCGAGGGTCGGGCGGCAATCAACTGACTCTCAATCTGGACGAAGTTCTCAATCTCAGCGCCACCTCCGACACGGTGCAGATTCACCATGATGCCGATGACACCATCACGATTGGTGATGGCTGGAACGTGGAGGCACCGGTTCTGTCCGGCGGAAGCTTCTGGCACGTGCTGACCCAAGACACCGCGACCCTGCGGATCGCAAACGCCAAGCCGTTTTCGAACCCCTTCTTGGCGATGGACGTCAACCATGACGATCGTGTTTCTGCGTTGGACGCTTTGGACATCATCAACCGACTCGCGTTGATCCCACGTGACAGCAGCGAACGACGTGAAAGACTCTCGACGCCGACTGATCAGAGCGAGCTGGCTGGATTTTACTATTTCGATTCCAACGAAGACGATTTCGTCTCGGCGCTGGATGCGTTGTTCGTGATCAACCGATTGGCGGAAACTCGTACCGAAGGCGAGCGTATCGATGTCCCGCTTGGCAACGTTTCTCTACCGATCAGCTCGAAGTCGACGGATCACGCAATTGAGGACAGAAGGGTCACGGAGCAAATGATGCTTGGGGATATCGATCGATTCGCCCCACCGGTGACTCCGGCTGTCCCGTCTTGGCGTACGCAACAAAACCTATCGGCAATCGATCAAATCATGCAGAGTGATGACGACGCAAGCCCAACGGAGGAAGCAATCGCAACGTTGTCCGCCAAACTCGATCCACTCTCGCAGCCCCTCTCGTAATGGGATTCGCCAGAATTCCCCCTCCGCCACATTTCCCCGTACCCTTCGCAAAGGATTGCAGGCGAAA from Stieleria varia carries:
- a CDS encoding serine/threonine-protein kinase, translated to MTEEMSDNEPTIDLSIASQIDAICDEFEAALKADERPQVGEFVDRLTATVDDRRRLAVELISLDRDYSLSRGETPEPDRYQLPEEIRDAVQQAFSTGSKTVRESNSAEMATIAPDGPAPFEPSLGDRIRYFGDYELLSEIARGGMGVVYKAKQISLNRVIALKMILSGQIAGENEIRRFQLEAESAANLDHPGIVPIYDIGEHNGQHYFSMKLIEGKTLTELSPELRGDHGKIVQLVVQIADAIHHAHQRGILHRDLKPGNVLIDGDGMPMVTDFGLARKLESGEQLTQTGAVVGTPGFMSPEQASGKGVTTSTDIYSLGAILYQLLCGRPPHASETVLDTLMSVISDPPTRPRQCDAEIPADLELIVLKSLEKDPANRYNSAAAFAADLKAFDAGELLSVRPPTAVEVAKSWMKNNVGNVMWVPVIASAVGVLVGFSLWASTFGGSPENHRSAIDTLNPDSTPALMSSLFGSLRGFFMSVLMATSSVAGLLTAKFVKTKSRFGDVLSGLSVGLLAGLIGLVAGMGPVITTTYMYGNGPQSMGEDLELLGSLAAYGKDGRSSLIRDYPAVSKLASNEVSWALVRKIKIALQYKSLTGMWVATFIVLVMFATIGVVQTVVAGSLLRAHSLGRALFSYGCFAFALVTASILFWIDVSTLMISGDHYYIRWTLPVVCFIASLLLIMAVIRRWHMAILSGTLIGVLCLTVMFFQQQFFVIQPPAIMALRSSINHELRRIQRNPEDIAPRQELVYERMKMANYLASVGWSKESAEVCSQALSDLRELDAMDSNSVANLDKGVRRDVMFSSASHMFLTGKDEQGLELLDELEQWLGVEAVPFRYRAEQLARLNRYDEITQRLKSVTFGKDDSAETIQQKGLAIQRTMEFVRRKRGQTIQEMRSWRQSIVDSILPRAADNGSVVVATDAAATKPESASDADEILSRNQNLRQWLLQSQVWKLSEPFDLADPTSIQSLERELPGQRELLSNPSDVVPSKTVEVEVGAPIWFRPESEDTRDSIWDREDAAVLAWTTFEIVEAQTLLLKLCSDDGMQVWLDGRTLLSSPQARGLYNSTTTVRFPVEPGQHTLVVKVTQAKSEWGLSADLFDELGAPLPVWGAADD
- a CDS encoding ECF-type sigma factor, with product MRDNLYRNGFPHELDVTDNDATPDPMDFTHPDAAKKLWETFYHRLCLAVRQRVRNIRRPVASESEVALSAINSFFNRARDGQFPDLADEEELWRLLKTIAIRKTNDLRKHLRAQKRGGNHVVYNQSDLDDEDAPLAGVDAASGREITPALEAELSDLMQVLLERLPDDRHRDVILLKLQGASVPTIAEHLSTTTRTVQRMIKKIEAEWQSDLFDTQ
- a CDS encoding cadherin domain-containing protein, which gives rise to MHRSIKPSKRKLSIERLDDRRVLAALVDGIGPGDHSTAAGPGASDNFECGLFGAFGLQCEQDRTENPPPKEKEFVVFEDFDEEEIDEEKPVIRPSMVTGSFLWGAADARVSRQAALSFDDIQQGRSDTCSFSSALASVARTNFNLASGIRLAEILGDSQYIFQVRLYREVNNVFEPTWIDVPFDETLEPDDLKSTDRGEFWPALYLRAYLTFSDAVDGNYRSMHESMRALTGLGHTRLTPDGSVAQAQQMLNALENGSPIMTATRNDSGDFLLETTYGLVNNHAYTVMGVEINSSSPDGIFVTIRNPWARDTSYSFYDADGDGNVSLGESYDAQYGIDGRNDGIIRVPWPVFSQQFDDIVISDLTGPNINEVQEPTRQLVFDQPEIDPVTIGTGEELAISFHATDPQGGYPLYGLHTESPGYIHPQSGEFRWRPKSTDAGTWVVTVDAEVNPFVTGAVTFVVNVESQTPTVDSLASSQTSIQSNGQDELTLTAAGVSTIADLAVDVEFWRDADGNGTFSSRHDVFLGSDGADEGKFEWNGYVSGLSAGNQVFFARPKVSTFDDTIYGDGVAVDVLITQSLQEDPVALPVGNPIFYPIQLPSNTVRYRQPLPQGGQRAIFSTNDSNAEFGFFDLQGAIIPGTQKRLLDPGEELLDVAFLDDGQFAVLYSRDNGPYGQWFDVQGNPLGDAVGYDNTYHNLSTPSNHRSNSDIAVASFDGEMHAIVVFATGAFLEEDVFSFTFSRGESNTSDTQITKSLWQVSEGTAAGNRLPRVTMNEVGFGVVVWLDSASGDTFDARRARGLEFSDYGRQFIDPEFEIGNANNPEIAPAVSMNRNRDFVVSYSEFEFPSDGTGDDVQARFFRHAANPGDRIGEDEPFQVNSFVGGNQFSGSVAMSNSGWSAIVWSSWGQDAGDASFETGVYAQLYNPQGRPAGPEFQVPIATEGNQRLVSVEIDDDADLFISYHDFETESRYLRLYSTNVAPSLDTQNPFSVSENSPVGTMVTTLMANDLDGDNVRFAIVGDSPFAVDEITGELTVVDPTALDRETNAEIQVAVQLTDDADDPKSVVVTATVNVTEVNEGPVSENVTFTINELSPVGHVVGTVPAFDPDEQESLIFSIQEETPFGINARSGQLFVVDQTALDFETTPSFQFDVVVTDGNDQQTTATVTVELTDVDETTINVAPKLVELPAAVFYIDGQAASLVFPNVLVEDPDASDYTGGRLRAENISFPWDDDRLVFQELGGVSLSGDSVQVDGVLIGQITRDGLGRNALQVVFNSDATPERLTRLIRSIAFQTPNQDRPSDSRVFRLTLADTDGNTTSVTTFAAVRNASDQPGGLFESIGTDANDVFNLESFAAGQNSVNGKLGVDTLRITGGGQSLDLTSIANAILTDVEVLDIRGSGGNQLTLNLDEVLNLSATSDTVQIHHDADDTITIGDGWNVEAPVLSGGSFWHVLTQDTATLRIANAKPFSNPFLAMDVNHDDRVSALDALDIINRLALIPRDSSERRERLSTPTDQSELAGFYYFDSNEDDFVSALDALFVINRLAETRTEGERIDVPLGNVSLPISSKSTDHAIEDRRVTEQMMLGDIDRFAPPVTPAVPSWRTQQNLSAIDQIMQSDDDASPTEEAIATLSAKLDPLSQPLS